One Legionella hackeliae DNA segment encodes these proteins:
- a CDS encoding glycoside hydrolase family 3 protein, which translates to MKYLKILLTLCLFNVGIASADQPSLRDKIGQMLIIGFEGKELNDSSPIAKAIDENNIGGVILFDYNFRTKTFDKNIANPAQVKKLNEQLQVANSSANKKHNRPQLPLLISVDYEGGAVDRLKADYGFPQTVSAADVGKMTPEAANEVATVMTNTLEEAGFNLDFAPDVDVNVNPDNPIIGMLGRSFSDKPEDVALYSTIFSQDFLQHHIQCAYKHFPGHGSSNADSHLGFVDVTDSWKEYELDPYRLLLNSDTPCGMIMTAHIVNRKLDDSGLPATLSHKILTDILREQLQFKGVIITDDMQMKAISEHFGLEHALTLAVNAGADMLLFGNQLSEDPQDPEEIIDIIEAKVKKGEIKEERINEAYQHIVAFKQIK; encoded by the coding sequence ATGAAATATCTAAAAATTTTGCTCACCTTATGTTTATTCAACGTCGGAATTGCCAGCGCTGACCAGCCGAGTTTACGTGATAAAATAGGTCAAATGCTTATCATTGGCTTTGAAGGTAAAGAGCTCAACGACTCTTCTCCAATTGCCAAAGCTATAGATGAAAACAATATTGGCGGAGTTATTTTGTTTGATTACAACTTTCGCACCAAAACCTTTGATAAAAACATCGCCAACCCTGCTCAAGTAAAAAAATTGAATGAACAATTACAGGTAGCAAATAGTAGTGCGAATAAAAAGCATAATCGTCCGCAACTACCTTTGTTGATTTCAGTGGATTATGAAGGAGGGGCTGTAGATCGCCTCAAGGCAGACTATGGTTTTCCACAAACCGTTTCAGCTGCTGATGTAGGTAAGATGACCCCAGAAGCTGCTAACGAAGTGGCAACTGTAATGACCAATACACTGGAGGAGGCTGGTTTCAACTTGGATTTTGCACCAGATGTTGATGTTAATGTCAATCCGGATAATCCTATTATTGGTATGCTAGGGCGCAGTTTTTCAGACAAGCCTGAAGATGTCGCTCTCTACAGCACTATCTTTTCACAAGATTTTTTACAGCATCATATTCAATGTGCCTATAAACATTTTCCTGGTCACGGTAGCTCAAATGCTGACTCCCATTTAGGATTTGTGGATGTCACTGATTCCTGGAAGGAATATGAATTAGATCCCTACAGGCTTTTGCTGAACAGTGATACTCCTTGCGGTATGATTATGACAGCACATATAGTCAATCGTAAATTGGACGACTCTGGTTTGCCTGCTACGTTATCCCATAAAATACTCACGGACATTTTGCGTGAGCAGTTACAATTTAAAGGCGTGATTATCACTGATGATATGCAAATGAAAGCGATTAGTGAACATTTTGGGTTAGAGCATGCTTTAACTTTAGCCGTTAATGCGGGCGCAGATATGCTTTTATTTGGGAACCAGCTCTCTGAAGATCCACAAGATCCTGAAGAAATTATTGATATTATAGAAGCCAAGGTAAAAAAAGGTGAAATCAAGGAAGAAAGAATTAATGAGGCTTATCAACATATTGTTGCGTTTAAACAAATAAAATAA
- a CDS encoding DNA-3-methyladenine glycosylase I, producing MQRCDWSTKDALYIAYHDKEWGMPVREPQKLFEMLILEGMQAGLSWYTILKKRDAMRKAFLNFSVEKLALLTDKDIEKLLQNENIIRNRLKIASVRNNAQRFLSIGQRENIVDYFWQFTDGQVVQNERKTLADVPAVTAEATAMAKQLKKDGFSFMGPTTCYAFMQSVGMVNDHLTCCFRWREVQDSI from the coding sequence ATGCAGCGATGTGATTGGTCTACAAAAGATGCCCTATACATAGCCTATCATGATAAAGAATGGGGTATGCCTGTCAGAGAACCACAAAAACTATTTGAAATGCTTATTCTTGAAGGCATGCAAGCAGGTTTAAGCTGGTACACGATTTTAAAAAAGCGAGACGCCATGCGCAAAGCCTTTTTAAATTTTTCGGTAGAAAAACTTGCGTTGTTAACAGACAAGGATATTGAAAAACTTCTTCAAAATGAAAATATCATTCGTAACCGATTAAAAATAGCCTCTGTACGGAATAATGCCCAACGTTTTTTAAGCATAGGACAACGAGAAAATATTGTTGATTATTTCTGGCAATTTACAGACGGCCAAGTCGTACAAAATGAAAGAAAAACATTAGCTGATGTACCAGCAGTCACTGCAGAGGCAACAGCGATGGCTAAACAATTAAAAAAGGATGGCTTTTCATTTATGGGGCCAACGACTTGTTATGCCTTTATGCAGTCAGTAGGAATGGTTAATGACCACCTCACCTGCTGTTTTCGCTGGCGTGAAGTACAAGACTCCATCTAG
- a CDS encoding DUF4949 domain-containing protein, translating into MMFKSKLIAFAGALVIAGSSFAGFKAPPVCPNVGNIKVQGVSNAEELMPKFYFAYEISNYDTENTWVFATGPFEGDDSDTALEEANKALRYLSGSPIAEPDEGGWVCLYEMDEEHFAVALQSDSIPSPFKIRRYLSKKH; encoded by the coding sequence ATGATGTTTAAATCCAAGCTTATCGCCTTTGCCGGCGCGTTGGTAATTGCTGGATCTTCCTTTGCAGGCTTTAAAGCACCTCCAGTTTGTCCCAATGTAGGTAACATTAAAGTTCAAGGCGTATCCAATGCCGAAGAATTAATGCCAAAATTTTATTTTGCTTATGAAATCAGTAATTATGACACCGAGAATACTTGGGTATTTGCCACTGGTCCATTTGAAGGTGACGATAGTGACACCGCATTAGAAGAAGCTAATAAAGCGCTTCGCTATTTATCCGGAAGTCCGATTGCTGAGCCTGATGAAGGCGGCTGGGTTTGTCTTTATGAAATGGATGAAGAGCATTTTGCCGTTGCATTACAATCAGACTCTATACCATCACCCTTTAAAATTCGTCGTTACCTGAGCAAAAAGCACTAA
- the pagP gene encoding lipid IV(A) palmitoyltransferase PagP: MKKILISLILLTCLNATYAGQYSETCSGWLSWFQPVCIRMHQLWNEGNNELYVTGYAWHNRFTYPSYKVKSYNELAWGGGLGKGLYDEKGDWHGIYALAFLDSHKNVEPALGYAFLKVAHLSDNTRIGAGYTVLVTARPDILNNIPFPGILPWISLSHRSVTLSATYVPGSGREGNVLFILGKWTFNFM; this comes from the coding sequence ATGAAAAAAATCCTAATTAGCTTAATTTTATTAACTTGTCTAAACGCAACCTATGCTGGTCAATACTCCGAAACTTGTTCTGGATGGCTTTCCTGGTTCCAACCTGTTTGTATTCGTATGCACCAGCTTTGGAATGAAGGGAATAATGAACTTTATGTTACTGGATATGCCTGGCATAATCGTTTCACTTATCCCTCCTATAAGGTCAAATCGTATAACGAACTCGCCTGGGGTGGTGGGTTGGGTAAAGGACTCTATGATGAGAAAGGTGATTGGCATGGTATCTATGCCTTAGCTTTTCTTGATTCGCATAAAAATGTTGAGCCTGCACTAGGTTACGCTTTTTTAAAAGTTGCACACTTAAGCGATAATACCCGTATTGGTGCTGGATACACTGTTCTAGTGACAGCTCGACCCGATATTTTAAATAATATTCCCTTTCCCGGAATTCTCCCCTGGATATCACTGAGTCATCGAAGTGTTACCCTCTCAGCAACGTATGTACCCGGCTCTGGAAGAGAAGGAAACGTATTGTTTATTCTAGGAAAATGGACATTTAATTTTATGTAA
- a CDS encoding amino acid permease, with the protein MDLFRKKAVNELCHVDSHLAKCLSALDLVFLGVGAIIGAGIFVITGIVAATQTGPAIIISYVIAGFACAFAALSYAELAAAVGGCGSAYGYAYAGFGECIAWIVGWDLLLEYSISVSAVSVGWSGYFNDFLRSIHLQLPTDLLHGPARGGVFNLSAFAIIVILGFLLSWGVKSSSRFNNLMVLIKLFVIFLFITIALTEIKPANWSPFMPFGWSGVIEGASLIFFAYIGFDAVSTAAEEAINPQRDLPIGIVGSLMICTILYIVVSFLLTGITHYSTLNVASPISHTMLLLGHRLVAALVGVGAIAGLTTVMLVLFYGLTRVFLAMSRDGLLPGFFAVTNSRTKTPVRIIVVCGLVMSLAAGLVPIDDLAELVNVGTLFAFIIVCTGVIFLRYTHPELPRPFKTPLMPIIPVLGIIGCAYLMINLPWVSLLRFFIWMLIGLVVYWLYSRFHSALNIQQKK; encoded by the coding sequence ATGGACTTGTTTCGCAAAAAAGCAGTTAATGAGTTATGTCATGTAGATTCTCATTTAGCTAAATGTCTTTCAGCTTTGGATCTGGTTTTTTTAGGTGTGGGCGCAATTATTGGCGCTGGAATTTTCGTAATTACGGGTATCGTTGCGGCTACACAAACCGGTCCGGCTATTATCATTTCATACGTTATTGCAGGCTTTGCTTGCGCTTTTGCCGCATTGTCCTATGCCGAATTGGCAGCCGCCGTGGGTGGTTGTGGTAGTGCTTATGGTTATGCCTATGCTGGATTTGGTGAGTGCATCGCCTGGATTGTTGGTTGGGACTTATTATTAGAATACTCGATTTCCGTTTCAGCAGTTTCTGTGGGATGGAGCGGTTATTTTAACGATTTTTTGCGTTCCATTCACTTACAATTGCCGACTGATTTATTGCACGGTCCCGCAAGGGGTGGTGTATTCAATTTATCGGCGTTTGCCATTATTGTCATTCTTGGCTTTCTTTTATCCTGGGGCGTTAAATCAAGCTCGCGATTTAATAACCTAATGGTATTAATCAAGTTATTCGTTATTTTTCTCTTTATTACCATTGCATTAACCGAGATTAAGCCAGCAAACTGGTCCCCATTTATGCCTTTCGGTTGGAGTGGTGTCATTGAAGGAGCTTCACTCATCTTTTTTGCCTACATTGGGTTTGATGCGGTATCCACCGCGGCAGAAGAGGCAATTAATCCTCAACGAGATTTGCCTATCGGGATCGTCGGTTCTTTAATGATCTGCACCATACTGTACATTGTCGTTTCCTTTTTACTCACAGGAATAACGCATTATTCAACCTTAAACGTCGCATCACCGATCAGTCATACCATGTTGTTATTAGGACACCGCTTGGTTGCAGCGTTAGTTGGCGTGGGCGCTATAGCAGGCTTAACCACGGTTATGCTTGTCCTTTTCTATGGTTTAACTCGCGTATTTCTTGCCATGTCTCGTGATGGTTTATTACCAGGATTTTTTGCAGTGACGAATAGCCGCACCAAAACACCTGTAAGAATTATTGTGGTATGTGGTCTTGTCATGTCGCTAGCAGCAGGGCTGGTTCCTATCGATGATTTGGCTGAATTAGTGAATGTCGGCACTTTGTTTGCGTTTATCATTGTTTGTACTGGGGTTATCTTTTTACGGTATACACATCCTGAATTACCCCGTCCTTTTAAGACGCCTTTAATGCCAATAATTCCTGTGTTAGGAATTATTGGTTGCGCCTATTTGATGATTAATTTACCTTGGGTAAGTTTATTACGCTTTTTCATTTGGATGTTGATAGGTCTTGTTGTGTATTGGCTTTATAGTCGCTTTCATAGCGCCCTTAACATTCAGCAAAAGAAATAG
- a CDS encoding exopolysaccharide biosynthesis protein, producing the protein MENKKRTSICYLLERVVEKHQHDASLSYGDLVKTFGDQAFGLIIILFALPSALPISVIPGFSFIFGLPIVFIAIHIIIARRALWLPERLANQRLEFAKFAQVVNKTIPYLRYMEKILKPRLLFFTRPAIERLHGVVMLALSFCLLLPIPLSNFIFASLIILFGLGLAEKDGVILLCAYIGAILYGIFLFTMTEEIIGYVNRWST; encoded by the coding sequence GTGGAAAATAAAAAACGGACCAGTATATGTTATTTATTGGAGCGTGTTGTTGAAAAACATCAGCATGATGCATCCCTAAGTTATGGCGACCTGGTAAAAACGTTTGGTGATCAAGCCTTTGGTTTAATCATTATCCTCTTTGCTTTGCCAAGTGCGCTACCTATTTCAGTCATTCCTGGGTTTTCTTTTATTTTTGGCTTGCCCATAGTTTTTATCGCAATCCATATTATTATTGCTAGGCGTGCTTTATGGTTGCCAGAGCGATTAGCGAATCAACGGTTGGAGTTTGCCAAATTTGCGCAAGTGGTCAATAAAACCATTCCCTATTTAAGATATATGGAAAAAATATTAAAACCTCGTCTGCTATTTTTTACCCGTCCGGCCATAGAGCGTTTACATGGTGTGGTTATGTTGGCGCTAAGTTTCTGCTTATTGCTTCCTATCCCATTGAGTAATTTTATTTTTGCCTCATTAATTATTTTGTTCGGTTTAGGATTGGCTGAAAAAGATGGAGTTATCCTCCTTTGTGCATACATAGGTGCAATTTTATATGGTATTTTTCTATTTACTATGACAGAAGAGATAATAGGCTATGTTAACCGATGGTCAACATGA
- a CDS encoding inorganic phosphate transporter, giving the protein MTADTLFLLSVIMIAFLFDFINGFHDAANSIATIVTTGVLTPRQAVLWAAFFNFIAFMIFNLMVAKTIGSGLIDTSIVDSKMIFSALIGAIFWNLVTWYYGLPSSSSHALIGGLAGAALAKSGISSLKFSGFIKVIAGIFISPAAGLVIGFFLTFLFSRLLRNHSQETQNKLFKGFQLTSSALLSLTHGGNDAQKTMGIIAVLLFSANWLGDTFYVPFWVVVSCHLVISLGTLAGGWRIVHTMGTKITELNTLRGCAAETGAAIMIFAATQYGIPVSTTHTVTGSIAGVGLINGLSGTYWPILRRIFLSWLFTIPAAAVVAAGLMLTIG; this is encoded by the coding sequence ATGACAGCAGATACGTTGTTTCTCTTGTCCGTTATTATGATAGCCTTTTTATTTGATTTCATTAACGGCTTTCATGACGCAGCCAATTCCATTGCAACAATCGTAACAACTGGTGTTTTAACGCCTCGACAAGCAGTACTTTGGGCCGCTTTTTTTAACTTTATTGCCTTTATGATTTTTAACTTAATGGTGGCTAAAACCATAGGCAGTGGCTTAATTGATACGAGTATTGTCGATTCAAAAATGATCTTTTCCGCATTGATAGGTGCAATTTTTTGGAACCTCGTAACCTGGTATTATGGGTTACCTTCGAGTTCATCCCATGCATTAATTGGTGGTCTTGCTGGAGCCGCTCTAGCAAAAAGCGGTATTTCTTCGTTGAAGTTCTCAGGATTTATAAAAGTAATTGCCGGAATTTTTATCTCTCCTGCAGCTGGATTAGTGATCGGTTTTTTTCTCACATTCCTTTTTAGTCGTTTATTAAGAAATCACAGCCAGGAGACACAAAATAAACTATTTAAAGGATTCCAGCTTACCTCCTCAGCTCTTTTGAGTTTAACGCATGGCGGTAACGATGCTCAAAAAACGATGGGAATTATTGCAGTACTATTATTCTCTGCAAATTGGTTAGGCGATACCTTTTATGTGCCCTTTTGGGTCGTAGTTTCTTGTCACCTCGTTATTAGTTTAGGGACTTTGGCCGGTGGTTGGCGCATTGTCCACACTATGGGCACAAAAATTACTGAACTTAATACCCTTCGTGGATGTGCCGCGGAAACAGGCGCTGCCATCATGATTTTTGCTGCAACTCAATATGGAATTCCAGTCTCAACCACACACACTGTAACAGGTTCAATTGCAGGTGTTGGTCTTATTAATGGACTTTCCGGAACCTACTGGCCAATCCTAAGACGTATTTTTCTTTCATGGCTATTCACTATTCCTGCAGCAGCAGTTGTAGCAGCAGGACTCATGTTGACCATCGGTTAA
- a CDS encoding hemolysin family protein: MMTLLLIFAGFALVLLNAFFVAAEFGMVKLRHTRVALIQEEYPWRGGILAKVHQKLDAYLSACQLGITLASLGLGWIGEPAFTRILSPAFAWLGLANPTLNEFISFVVAFSLLSFLHIVVGELMPKSLAIRQSEQISLWTAPPLYFFYWLMYPVIWLLNTCSNFLLKRLRLDVLHPGEQSHSSEEIKLILRSSEIHGELTQQESSILAHTLELGDLRAIDVMRSYDDMIMLQTPVKSSELIEILNHYRYSRYPVYDKAKKQIIGILHVKDLQILLHEAKSNTELSLKEITRPVPKISYRLPALALLRQFQAGMPHFALVYGRRGAIVGFLTLDNLLHLVIGVIKDEFHKTQDEWITHDDGSITVKGDCPLYTIERALQRDLSLDTEEEEEMATIAGLIIHRLGRAPKQGETIAFRDFFATIERVQGARIRQVRIMPVVGNKM, translated from the coding sequence ATGATGACTTTACTACTAATTTTTGCTGGATTTGCCCTTGTTCTGCTCAATGCTTTTTTCGTGGCGGCTGAATTTGGCATGGTAAAATTACGCCACACTCGCGTTGCCCTGATTCAAGAGGAATATCCCTGGCGAGGAGGAATTTTAGCAAAAGTGCATCAAAAACTTGATGCCTATTTATCAGCCTGCCAATTAGGAATTACACTCGCATCCTTAGGGTTAGGCTGGATTGGAGAGCCTGCCTTCACAAGGATACTATCTCCTGCCTTCGCCTGGTTAGGATTAGCTAATCCTACACTTAATGAGTTTATCAGCTTCGTTGTCGCTTTCTCTTTGCTGTCATTTTTACATATTGTAGTAGGTGAGTTAATGCCAAAATCATTAGCTATACGCCAAAGCGAGCAAATCTCCCTTTGGACAGCCCCTCCTCTGTATTTCTTCTATTGGCTGATGTATCCAGTCATCTGGCTTCTTAACACGTGCTCTAATTTTCTTTTAAAACGCTTAAGACTTGATGTTCTTCATCCAGGGGAGCAATCTCACTCCAGTGAAGAAATTAAATTGATTTTACGCTCCAGTGAAATACACGGCGAATTAACCCAACAAGAAAGCAGCATTCTTGCTCATACCCTAGAGCTGGGCGATTTACGTGCTATCGATGTTATGCGCTCTTATGATGATATGATCATGCTGCAAACGCCTGTGAAAAGCAGCGAACTCATCGAAATATTAAATCATTACCGCTACAGCCGTTACCCTGTCTATGACAAAGCCAAAAAACAAATTATCGGTATATTGCATGTGAAGGATTTGCAGATTTTATTGCATGAAGCCAAATCAAACACTGAGCTCTCTCTGAAAGAAATCACAAGACCTGTTCCGAAAATTTCCTATCGATTACCCGCCTTGGCTTTGCTTCGCCAATTTCAGGCAGGAATGCCTCATTTTGCCCTGGTCTATGGGCGTCGCGGCGCGATCGTTGGTTTTTTAACATTAGATAATTTATTGCATCTGGTAATAGGTGTTATTAAAGATGAGTTTCACAAAACCCAGGATGAATGGATAACTCATGATGATGGAAGTATTACTGTAAAAGGTGATTGCCCGTTATATACCATTGAAAGGGCTTTACAGCGTGACTTGTCTCTAGATACTGAAGAAGAGGAAGAGATGGCGACCATTGCAGGTTTAATTATTCATCGCTTGGGTAGAGCGCCTAAGCAAGGTGAGACCATTGCCTTTAGGGATTTTTTTGCCACCATAGAACGTGTGCAGGGAGCCCGTATTCGTCAGGTTAGAATCATGCCGGTTGTAGGCAATAAAATGTAA
- the coq7 gene encoding 2-polyprenyl-3-methyl-6-methoxy-1,4-benzoquinone monooxygenase, with the protein MRRLSLLDSLLGEIDAALQTLMPPKSRLSTRVTPAMKVAECALNTSEKKHIAGLMRVNHSGEVCAQALYRGQALTAQLVEVRTQMANAAAEEVDHLAWCEQRLHELESHPSLLNPLWYFGSLMLGMVAGAAGDRWSLGFVAETERQVSQHLQTHLRKLPAQDSKTKCILERMHDDETHHADIAIAAGAAELPDFIKKVMSAVSKLMTHSSYHV; encoded by the coding sequence ATGCGCAGACTAAGCTTATTGGATAGTCTATTAGGTGAAATAGATGCGGCTTTACAAACCCTGATGCCACCGAAATCTCGGCTAAGCACACGTGTTACCCCGGCAATGAAGGTCGCTGAATGCGCATTAAATACCTCAGAAAAAAAACATATTGCAGGTCTTATGCGCGTTAATCATTCGGGAGAGGTTTGCGCACAAGCTCTTTATCGCGGCCAAGCACTTACAGCACAGCTTGTGGAAGTCAGAACACAAATGGCAAATGCCGCAGCGGAAGAAGTTGATCATCTTGCCTGGTGTGAGCAACGCTTGCATGAATTGGAGAGTCATCCAAGCTTATTAAACCCTCTCTGGTATTTTGGTTCTCTTATGCTTGGAATGGTGGCGGGGGCTGCTGGCGATCGCTGGAGTCTTGGCTTTGTTGCCGAAACAGAACGTCAAGTTTCCCAACATCTGCAAACCCATCTTCGGAAATTACCAGCCCAGGATAGCAAAACTAAATGTATTTTAGAGCGAATGCATGACGATGAAACACATCATGCTGATATTGCTATCGCTGCAGGCGCTGCAGAGTTGCCTGATTTTATTAAGAAAGTAATGAGTGCTGTGTCTAAACTCATGACGCATTCAAGCTACCACGTTTAG